From the genome of Spirosomataceae bacterium TFI 002, one region includes:
- a CDS encoding Outer membrane protein OmpA, producing MKEMKKIYLALITLIALVSTTATYAQDSCKVCKPYPWEIGVPIGVNQYFGDMHCSQPYASQNNLMAGLFVRRHISDYLAVRPQVLVGRLAGNDFDQPDGYWDYRGLSFKTPLVEAALLGEIYPFKERKYTCDGVLRKTLSPYLFAGIGATYTNPTVSVANGTAFPPLPRDLQADRDNLQKWAAVIPFGLGVKWNLAERFALGVEGGYRYSLGDYLDGTSMAANDGRNDGYFLADIWGSFRFGDKDSDKDGVVNSCDVCPDTPGLRKFQGCPDTDMDGVPDKDDDCPSVAGSMALRGCPDTDGDGIADKDDECPTLYGLAATNGCPDRDGDGVADKDDECPDVAGVAALNGCPDTDGDGIADKDDDCPNSAGPASLNGCPDADGDGVADKDDDCVNMAGVDGAGGCPDSDGDGVPDNKDLCPDVPGLVSNQGCPEGYVNGVAPFRGYRTSNGCEISAAELDELNYAAQQVEFYNGTNKIRPTSYKSLQRVCDLLTRCPDAVIQINAYNDGSASSSNIRLAKLRACAIYTYFLKKKCVTKSRMTYDGFGDEDRTSDYTNPEGKKIGSRIEFILR from the coding sequence ATGAAAGAAATGAAAAAGATATATCTGGCTCTAATTACTTTAATAGCCCTAGTATCGACCACAGCAACTTACGCACAAGATTCTTGTAAAGTATGTAAACCGTATCCTTGGGAAATAGGAGTTCCAATTGGTGTAAACCAGTATTTCGGAGACATGCATTGCAGTCAGCCCTATGCGTCGCAAAACAATTTGATGGCTGGTCTTTTCGTAAGAAGGCACATTAGTGATTATTTGGCTGTGAGGCCTCAAGTTTTGGTCGGTAGATTAGCAGGTAATGATTTCGATCAACCTGATGGATACTGGGACTACAGAGGTCTAAGTTTTAAGACTCCTTTGGTTGAAGCCGCATTGCTTGGTGAAATATACCCGTTCAAAGAACGAAAGTATACTTGTGATGGTGTACTTAGAAAAACATTAAGTCCTTATTTATTTGCAGGTATTGGAGCTACGTATACAAATCCTACGGTAAGTGTTGCTAATGGTACTGCTTTTCCTCCTCTTCCAAGAGATTTGCAAGCGGATAGAGATAACCTACAAAAGTGGGCCGCAGTTATACCATTTGGTCTTGGGGTAAAGTGGAATTTGGCAGAAAGATTTGCTTTAGGTGTTGAAGGTGGATATAGATATTCATTGGGAGACTATTTAGATGGAACAAGTATGGCAGCTAATGATGGTCGAAATGATGGCTACTTCTTAGCAGATATATGGGGATCATTTAGATTTGGTGACAAAGACAGCGACAAAGATGGTGTTGTTAATAGTTGTGACGTTTGTCCTGATACACCAGGTTTGAGGAAATTCCAAGGTTGTCCAGATACAGACATGGATGGTGTTCCTGATAAAGATGATGATTGTCCTTCTGTTGCTGGGTCAATGGCATTAAGAGGTTGTCCTGATACTGATGGAGATGGAATAGCTGATAAAGATGACGAATGTCCTACACTTTATGGTCTTGCTGCAACAAATGGTTGTCCAGATAGAGATGGTGATGGTGTTGCAGATAAAGATGATGAGTGTCCAGATGTTGCTGGAGTTGCAGCTCTAAATGGTTGTCCTGATACTGACGGTGATGGAATAGCAGATAAAGATGATGATTGTCCAAATTCGGCTGGTCCTGCATCTTTGAATGGTTGTCCTGATGCTGATGGTGACGGAGTTGCTGATAAAGATGACGATTGTGTTAATATGGCAGGTGTAGATGGAGCTGGTGGATGTCCAGATAGTGACGGCGACGGAGTTCCAGATAACAAAGACCTTTGTCCAGATGTACCCGGTTTAGTTTCTAACCAAGGATGTCCAGAAGGATATGTAAATGGTGTTGCTCCTTTCCGTGGATACAGAACAAGCAATGGATGTGAAATTTCTGCTGCAGAGTTAGACGAATTGAATTATGCAGCTCAGCAAGTTGAATTTTACAATGGAACAAATAAAATAAGACCAACATCTTATAAGTCACTTCAAAGAGTTTGTGATCTTTTAACTAGATGTCCAGATGCAGTAATTCAGATCAATGCATACAATGACGGTTCTGCTTCTTCTTCAAATATTAGATTAGCGAAACTTAGAGCATGTGCTATTTATACATACTTCTTAAAGAAGAAATGTGTTACTAAATCTCGAATGACTTACGATGGTTTTGGTGATGAAGATAGAACTTCTGATTACACAAATCCTGAAGGAAAGAAGATCGGATCAAGAATAGAATTTATCTTGAGATAA
- a CDS encoding magnesium chelatase family protein encodes MLSTTFGAAVYGVDATLITVEVSVIKGTGTSVVGLPDNAVKESLQRIDAALKNGGYEQNRKKTVINLAPADIRKEGSSYDLPIALCLLDTSGEIVFERKMEEYVILGELALDGKLRPIKGVLPIAIEARRSNMKGFILPKENAEEASIVNNLEVIAVESLEDAVDYLKGIKEIRPTVTDTRDVFYSTFSEYEADFSHVQGQENIKRALEIAAAGGHNAIMIGPPGAGKTMLAKRLPSILPPLTLSEALETTKIHSVAGKLGSKSNLISRRPYRSPHHTISDAALVGGGSFPQPGEISLAHNGVLFLDELPEFKRQVLEVMRQPLEERKVSISRTRLSVEFPSNFMLIASMNPCPCGYYNHPEKDCTCPPGAVEKYLNRVSGPLLDRIDLHVEVTPVSFDQIASTRKNESSEEIRERVVAARQIQIERFKEVPEIHSNAMMPAEMVKNVCQINDAGKTLLKTAMERLGLSARAYDRILKVSRTIADLAGSEEIKIEHLAEAIQYRSLDRDNWAG; translated from the coding sequence ATGCTTTCTACTACTTTTGGAGCTGCCGTTTATGGTGTAGATGCTACACTTATTACTGTTGAAGTAAGTGTAATTAAAGGAACTGGGACTAGTGTTGTAGGCCTACCAGATAATGCGGTAAAAGAAAGCCTACAAAGAATAGACGCCGCCTTAAAAAATGGTGGGTATGAGCAAAACAGAAAGAAAACTGTAATCAATTTAGCTCCAGCCGACATTAGAAAAGAAGGCTCCTCCTACGACCTACCCATTGCATTATGTTTGCTGGACACATCTGGTGAAATTGTTTTCGAGCGTAAAATGGAAGAATATGTCATCTTAGGAGAACTTGCTTTGGACGGTAAGCTAAGGCCTATTAAGGGTGTACTACCAATAGCTATTGAAGCAAGAAGGAGTAACATGAAAGGCTTTATTCTTCCAAAGGAAAATGCAGAAGAGGCCTCAATAGTAAACAACCTAGAAGTAATTGCAGTGGAATCTCTTGAGGACGCCGTAGATTACCTAAAAGGAATTAAAGAAATAAGACCAACGGTTACCGATACGAGAGACGTATTTTACAGTACTTTTTCGGAATATGAAGCTGACTTTTCACATGTTCAAGGTCAAGAAAACATAAAACGAGCATTAGAAATTGCAGCTGCAGGAGGGCACAATGCCATTATGATTGGACCTCCCGGAGCTGGTAAAACAATGCTTGCCAAAAGACTGCCTTCTATTTTACCTCCACTTACACTATCCGAAGCACTAGAGACAACTAAAATTCATTCAGTTGCTGGAAAGCTTGGAAGTAAATCCAACTTAATATCAAGAAGACCTTATAGAAGTCCACATCATACAATTAGTGATGCTGCTTTAGTTGGAGGAGGAAGCTTCCCTCAGCCTGGCGAAATTTCATTGGCTCACAATGGCGTTTTGTTTTTGGATGAATTACCTGAATTCAAACGCCAAGTTCTAGAAGTAATGCGTCAGCCTTTGGAAGAACGCAAAGTTAGTATCTCACGTACTCGTTTATCTGTAGAGTTTCCTTCAAACTTTATGTTGATTGCCAGCATGAATCCATGCCCTTGTGGTTATTATAATCACCCAGAAAAAGATTGCACATGCCCTCCTGGTGCGGTAGAAAAATATTTAAATAGGGTATCTGGCCCACTTTTGGACAGGATTGACCTCCACGTAGAAGTCACTCCAGTTAGTTTTGACCAAATAGCCAGTACAAGGAAAAACGAAAGCTCAGAGGAAATTAGAGAAAGAGTAGTTGCAGCTCGTCAAATCCAGATCGAACGGTTTAAGGAAGTACCAGAAATACATAGCAATGCAATGATGCCAGCAGAAATGGTAAAGAATGTTTGCCAAATTAATGACGCTGGAAAAACCTTACTTAAAACAGCAATGGAGCGTCTAGGCCTATCAGCCCGTGCCTATGACAGAATCTTGAAAGTAAGTCGCACTATCGCCGACTTAGCAGGTTCAGAAGAAATAAAAATTGAACACCTTGCCGAAGCAATTCAATATAGAAGTTTGGATAGAGATAACTGGGCAGGCTAA
- a CDS encoding Pyruvate/2-oxoglutarate/acetoin dehydrogenase complex, dehydrogenase (E1) component — protein MSELIEEVEISNFILTKEEILMDYRLACESREVSILGRKDVFQGRAKFGIFGDGKEIAQIAMAKVFRKGDFRSGYYRDQTFYAAVGGLTWQQLFAQLYAHADLEHDVLSGGRQMNGHFGNHWLDENGDWLNQTDLYNSVMDVSSTAGQIPRAVGLAYASKLFRSNKDLHQFKQFSRKGNEICFATIGDASTSQGMFFEAINASGVLQIPVIFSIWDDGYGISVPTEYQTTKGDISKVLGGFQRNENEKGFEIIKVKGWDYTALVNAYQKAARLSRDEHIPCIIHVHELTQQLGHSTSGSHERYKPTERLNFEKEFDCNKRFRTWIIEKGYANDEELAQIEKEAIETAKVARQLAWDAVRADIDQFNKEAIDIIDALIPKSQKGNELQKLKLQLAKKPNSLIKDGLSTIKKILRLGGIQNGPEKESAITWIEKVEKINEKRYSSHLYSEGNLSPLKVKEEKPEYNSASKLVDGRTVINKYFDDLFDKNPLVIALGEDVGEIGDVNQGFAGLQEKYGIDRITDTGIREMTIIGQGIGAAMRGLRPIVEVQYFDYIYYCLNVLTDDLASLRYRTVGRQKAPLIVRTRGHRLEGIWHSGSPMAVMINALRGMHILVPRNFVQAAAMYNTLLKGDDPALVIEPLNAYRLKEKLPTNIGEMALPLGQTEVLKSGKDVTIVTYGSMCKIVSEAAVELQKMGIDAEVIDVQSLLPFDRNKDILKSIQKTNRVIFADEDMPGGGTAYMMQEVVDKMGAYYHLDSAPVCISAKEHRPPYGSDGDYFSKPSVDKVIEITYELMREVEPKKFAKLY, from the coding sequence ATGAGCGAATTGATAGAGGAAGTAGAAATATCCAATTTTATACTAACAAAGGAAGAAATCCTTATGGATTATCGCCTTGCTTGCGAAAGCAGAGAGGTGAGTATTTTGGGTCGAAAGGATGTTTTTCAAGGGAGAGCCAAATTTGGAATTTTTGGAGACGGGAAGGAAATTGCCCAAATAGCAATGGCCAAAGTATTCAGAAAAGGTGACTTTAGGTCTGGATATTACAGAGATCAAACATTTTATGCAGCAGTAGGAGGCCTAACTTGGCAACAACTATTTGCTCAACTGTATGCTCATGCCGATCTTGAGCATGATGTTTTATCTGGGGGTAGACAAATGAATGGTCACTTTGGCAACCATTGGTTAGATGAAAATGGCGATTGGTTAAACCAAACAGATCTGTATAACAGTGTAATGGATGTATCATCTACAGCCGGTCAGATCCCAAGAGCAGTAGGGCTTGCTTATGCCTCTAAATTATTCAGAAGTAATAAAGACTTACACCAGTTTAAACAGTTTTCTAGAAAAGGAAATGAAATATGTTTTGCTACAATAGGAGATGCTTCCACCTCTCAAGGAATGTTTTTTGAAGCTATTAATGCATCAGGTGTATTACAAATACCCGTAATATTTTCAATTTGGGATGATGGTTATGGTATAAGTGTACCAACAGAGTATCAAACTACTAAAGGAGATATCTCTAAAGTTCTCGGTGGTTTTCAAAGAAATGAAAATGAGAAGGGTTTTGAAATCATAAAAGTTAAAGGATGGGATTATACGGCCCTCGTTAATGCATATCAAAAAGCCGCAAGACTTTCACGTGACGAACATATTCCATGTATAATTCATGTACATGAATTAACTCAACAACTTGGTCATTCGACAAGTGGCTCTCACGAAAGGTATAAACCAACAGAGAGGTTGAACTTCGAAAAAGAATTCGACTGTAATAAAAGGTTTCGAACATGGATCATTGAGAAAGGTTACGCCAATGATGAAGAGTTAGCTCAAATCGAGAAAGAAGCTATTGAAACCGCAAAAGTGGCACGTCAACTAGCTTGGGATGCAGTAAGAGCAGATATTGATCAATTTAACAAAGAAGCAATTGATATAATTGATGCACTGATCCCAAAAAGTCAGAAAGGAAATGAATTGCAAAAGCTTAAGTTACAATTAGCGAAAAAGCCGAATTCATTGATAAAAGATGGTCTATCCACAATTAAGAAAATCTTACGATTAGGAGGTATTCAAAACGGTCCTGAAAAGGAATCGGCAATTACTTGGATTGAAAAAGTAGAAAAAATCAACGAAAAGAGATACTCTTCACATCTTTATAGTGAAGGTAACCTATCGCCACTAAAGGTAAAAGAAGAAAAACCTGAATACAATTCGGCAAGTAAGCTTGTAGATGGTAGAACGGTCATCAATAAATACTTCGATGACCTTTTCGACAAAAATCCATTAGTAATAGCACTTGGTGAAGATGTAGGTGAGATAGGAGATGTAAACCAAGGTTTTGCAGGTCTACAAGAAAAGTATGGTATTGACAGAATCACTGATACGGGAATAAGAGAAATGACGATAATTGGTCAGGGAATAGGTGCAGCAATGCGAGGCCTCAGACCAATCGTTGAAGTTCAATATTTCGATTACATATATTATTGTTTGAATGTACTCACGGATGATCTAGCATCACTGAGGTACAGAACCGTAGGAAGACAAAAGGCTCCGTTAATTGTAAGAACACGAGGTCACAGGCTAGAAGGAATATGGCACTCTGGCTCTCCAATGGCAGTTATGATCAATGCACTAAGAGGCATGCATATACTTGTCCCTAGAAACTTTGTTCAAGCAGCTGCAATGTATAACACTTTGTTAAAAGGAGATGATCCAGCTTTAGTTATAGAACCCTTGAATGCCTATAGGCTTAAAGAAAAACTTCCTACAAATATTGGCGAGATGGCACTTCCTCTTGGCCAAACCGAAGTTCTTAAAAGTGGAAAAGATGTCACTATAGTCACTTATGGCTCTATGTGCAAAATTGTAAGCGAAGCAGCAGTTGAGCTCCAAAAAATGGGGATTGACGCTGAGGTCATTGATGTTCAAAGCTTACTTCCATTTGACCGGAATAAGGATATTTTAAAATCTATTCAAAAAACAAATAGGGTAATATTTGCCGATGAAGATATGCCAGGTGGTGGAACGGCTTACATGATGCAAGAAGTAGTTGACAAAATGGGTGCTTACTATCACTTGGACAGTGCCCCCGTTTGTATCTCTGCAAAAGAACATCGACCTCCTTATGGTTCTGATGGTGACTATTTTTCTAAACCAAGTGTAGATAAGGTTATTGAAATCACATATGAACTTATGAGAGAAGTAGAACCAAAAAAGTTTGCTAAGTTATATTAA
- a CDS encoding indole-3-glycerol phosphate synthase: protein MSILKEITDHKAFEVNRAKKAFKISALERSQFFDRNTNSIVAALKEKETGIIAEFKRKSPSKGDINIGVGIAETTKAYADAGAAGISVLTDSQYFGGFKEDLHIARENNPFTPLLRKDFIIDEYQIYEAKSWGADFILLIAACLNPDEIASFSQLAHQLDLEVLLEVHDKEELLSAPMGHIDVVGVNNRNLKNFSESNINASLELADLIPKDKVKISESCISDPEIVKELKKVGYEGFLIGENFMKTAMPGKSLVEFLEKC from the coding sequence TTGAGCATTTTAAAAGAAATAACAGATCATAAGGCATTTGAAGTAAATAGAGCAAAAAAAGCTTTTAAGATTTCAGCTTTAGAAAGAAGCCAATTTTTTGATAGAAATACCAATTCTATTGTGGCCGCATTGAAAGAAAAAGAAACTGGAATAATTGCAGAATTCAAAAGGAAGTCACCTTCTAAAGGAGATATTAATATTGGTGTAGGTATTGCAGAAACAACAAAGGCATATGCCGATGCAGGTGCAGCTGGGATTAGTGTTTTGACGGATAGTCAGTATTTTGGTGGATTTAAGGAAGACTTGCATATTGCAAGAGAAAATAATCCATTTACTCCTTTACTGAGAAAAGACTTTATAATAGATGAATATCAAATCTATGAAGCAAAGTCTTGGGGGGCAGACTTCATTTTGTTAATAGCAGCATGCCTGAATCCCGATGAGATTGCTAGTTTTTCGCAATTAGCTCATCAACTAGACTTAGAGGTTTTATTGGAAGTGCATGATAAGGAGGAATTACTTTCAGCTCCCATGGGACATATAGATGTAGTAGGTGTCAATAATAGGAACCTTAAAAATTTTAGCGAAAGTAATATCAATGCTTCTTTAGAACTTGCTGATCTTATACCAAAGGATAAGGTTAAGATATCGGAGAGCTGTATCAGTGATCCTGAAATTGTCAAAGAATTGAAAAAAGTAGGTTATGAGGGTTTCCTTATTGGTGAAAATTTTATGAAAACTGCAATGCCGGGTAAATCACTTGTTGAGTTTTTGGAAAAATGTTAA
- a CDS encoding Zn-dependent amino- or carboxypeptidase, M28 family — MKNNFILFIFLCLASVNYGFAQNNARVFDRIKANVENEGKAYETLQEATSAIGHRLTGSPNGKKAEEFAFNLLKSYGYGNVKYQAFEVNAWERNQVSLSIVPANSDNFRDVEVVALAHSPVSSHVTAQIVDCGDGLASDFEKVKDSLKGKFALFNINVQSKSNEGQANLHRSEKTSLAIKYGAAGVIIANAVKGGVLLTGTASVTGELIPIPAVCVSIETGKAIRKWIRDETNILAIVDMQNYSRPIKARNVIATYEGKSKKYKGEKIVIGGHLDSWDLADGAVDNGIGSFSVIDIARTFKDLNLKTKRTVEFVLFMGEEQGLLGSKHYVKQSEDMKGVALMINLDMVNDAHGFNAGGDSDFKEWIESVGKEIVAVDANYKNMNSNRAGLHSDHESFMLKGIPTCNPSGRLSIKALNCYHANCDKFELINKSDMTNNVKFTSMMAFALATAKEFPVKTRNDSENQEFLIDQNLKDQLILGQSWPWVESK, encoded by the coding sequence GTGAAAAATAACTTTATCCTTTTTATATTTCTTTGTTTGGCATCCGTTAATTATGGTTTTGCTCAAAACAACGCTAGAGTTTTCGATAGAATAAAAGCTAATGTCGAAAATGAAGGCAAGGCTTACGAAACATTACAAGAAGCAACTTCAGCAATAGGTCATAGACTTACAGGTAGCCCAAATGGCAAGAAGGCTGAAGAATTTGCATTCAATCTCCTCAAGTCTTACGGTTATGGGAATGTCAAATATCAAGCATTCGAGGTTAATGCATGGGAGAGAAACCAAGTCTCCTTATCTATTGTCCCAGCAAATAGCGATAATTTCAGAGACGTAGAGGTAGTTGCATTAGCCCACTCTCCTGTTTCTTCTCACGTAACTGCACAAATTGTTGACTGTGGCGACGGCCTTGCCTCTGATTTTGAAAAAGTCAAAGACTCTCTCAAAGGGAAATTTGCACTTTTTAACATCAATGTTCAATCAAAAAGTAACGAAGGGCAGGCAAATCTACATAGGAGTGAAAAAACAAGCCTTGCAATCAAGTATGGTGCTGCAGGAGTAATTATTGCAAATGCAGTTAAGGGTGGTGTCCTACTTACAGGAACTGCCTCTGTTACAGGAGAACTTATACCTATACCCGCAGTATGTGTATCAATCGAAACAGGTAAAGCCATTAGAAAATGGATCAGAGATGAAACCAACATTCTTGCTATTGTAGATATGCAAAACTATAGTAGACCAATTAAAGCTAGAAATGTAATAGCAACTTACGAAGGGAAGTCAAAAAAATACAAAGGTGAAAAAATTGTTATCGGCGGACATTTAGACTCATGGGATTTGGCTGATGGTGCTGTAGATAATGGTATTGGTTCTTTTTCAGTTATAGATATTGCACGAACTTTCAAAGACCTAAATCTTAAAACCAAAAGAACGGTTGAGTTTGTCCTATTTATGGGCGAAGAACAAGGACTTTTGGGGTCAAAGCATTACGTAAAACAATCTGAAGACATGAAAGGCGTTGCCCTCATGATTAATTTGGATATGGTAAATGACGCCCATGGTTTTAATGCCGGTGGCGATAGCGATTTTAAAGAGTGGATCGAATCGGTGGGAAAGGAAATAGTTGCTGTAGATGCAAATTATAAAAACATGAATAGCAATAGGGCTGGACTTCATAGCGACCATGAAAGCTTTATGTTGAAAGGAATCCCAACCTGCAACCCATCTGGAAGGTTATCTATAAAAGCATTAAACTGCTATCATGCAAACTGTGACAAATTCGAACTTATTAATAAGTCGGATATGACTAACAATGTTAAATTCACCTCTATGATGGCATTTGCTCTTGCAACTGCCAAAGAATTCCCGGTCAAAACCAGAAATGACTCAGAAAATCAGGAATTTCTAATAGATCAAAACTTGAAGGATCAACTTATTTTAGGTCAAAGCTGGCCATGGGTTGAATCAAAATAA
- a CDS encoding phosphoribosylanthranilate isomerase: protein MRDADNIAEVLQLEPNFMGFIFYPKSPRYVIGQLDPAVLKNFPKKTKKVGVFVNQEIASLLEIGRTYELDCLQLHGSESPEICKRIKEEGFGVIKAFSVGESFDFQQLESYLPYIDYFLFDTKADGAHGGHGKAFNWELLLSYPFTKPFLLAGGVDLTNIENLSILKDLPLLGIDVNSKFEIDKALKDISMLKKLKNILNQD, encoded by the coding sequence ATGCGTGATGCCGATAATATTGCTGAGGTTCTTCAATTGGAGCCTAACTTCATGGGATTTATATTTTACCCTAAATCTCCGAGATATGTGATTGGTCAATTGGACCCAGCGGTTTTGAAAAACTTTCCAAAGAAAACCAAAAAGGTTGGAGTTTTTGTAAATCAAGAGATTGCTTCTCTTTTAGAAATAGGGCGTACTTATGAGTTAGATTGTCTTCAGCTTCATGGTTCGGAATCTCCTGAAATATGTAAAAGGATAAAAGAAGAGGGTTTTGGAGTAATTAAAGCTTTCTCCGTTGGGGAGTCCTTTGACTTTCAGCAGCTAGAATCCTATTTGCCATACATTGACTATTTTCTCTTCGATACCAAGGCCGATGGTGCCCATGGCGGACATGGGAAAGCTTTTAATTGGGAATTATTATTATCATATCCATTTACAAAGCCATTTTTACTGGCTGGTGGTGTTGATTTAACAAATATTGAAAACTTGTCAATATTAAAAGATCTCCCACTGCTAGGAATCGATGTCAATAGTAAGTTTGAGATAGATAAAGCATTAAAGGATATAAGTATGTTGAAGAAACTTAAAAATATTTTAAACCAAGATTAA
- a CDS encoding thiol:disulfide interchange protein DsbD yields the protein MRFSTFMKLRFSILFVLGLLFVNSLSAQVLKPAKWTFSVNPQELQVGQEFELILEAKIDEGWYLYSSDFDPDLGPILTSLKVNLGKEFQLVGKLKPVNPSKKYDEVWEGDVTYFKKKAKFIQKVKLLKPSTAISGVVDCQTCTDVDGRCINATEKFNLPLKVSSTQVKEDKKKSEPLIDGSLDNVNLTPEEQKAEVALPDESGVVELSDTLTKDIPTIEQGSSAIEDIESDPDGSESEQSTSLIKFLLLAFGAGLASIFMPCIYPIMPMTVSYFTKQKDGKIKAFFYGISIVVIFALMGLVTMAFGAPFLNFLSTHWAPNTIFFIIFILFGISLLGAFEIVLPHEAVNKIDSLSDKGGYIGIFFMALTLVVVSFSCTVPFVGSLLILSAGGEVLRPLYGMIAFGLPFAAVFTLLAMFPQFLKNLPKSGGWLNELKAVFGLLEFGLALKFLSNIDLAYHFNLLHRNIFLVVWIVISAIIVLYILGFMRTSKDTKVEKYGFIRIFFAALFAFFTFYMIPGVTGKPLSALSGILPPMPVGNVGDNLILEPGMKALPHRLAGFARYKDALAYAEKVGKPVLIDFTGHACANCRKMEENVWPQAGVIEQLKNDFVIASLYVDDKEELPQSDHYVSEYDNELKTSVGEQNMDLEITKFNNNAQPYYAIVNANGDVLNGPLGYSTTEEFANFLKVGTAKFKNQ from the coding sequence ATGCGATTCTCTACTTTTATGAAATTACGCTTCTCAATTCTATTTGTACTTGGCTTATTATTTGTAAACTCATTAAGTGCTCAAGTGCTTAAGCCGGCAAAGTGGACATTTTCAGTAAATCCTCAAGAATTGCAAGTAGGGCAGGAGTTTGAGTTGATTTTAGAAGCAAAAATTGATGAGGGTTGGTATCTTTATTCGTCTGATTTTGATCCTGATTTAGGGCCTATTCTTACTTCTCTAAAAGTCAATCTTGGTAAAGAATTTCAATTAGTAGGAAAACTTAAGCCTGTAAATCCTTCCAAGAAATATGATGAAGTTTGGGAAGGGGATGTCACCTATTTTAAGAAAAAAGCTAAATTTATTCAGAAAGTAAAATTGTTAAAGCCTTCGACGGCTATATCAGGTGTTGTTGATTGCCAAACTTGTACTGATGTAGACGGAAGGTGTATCAATGCTACTGAAAAATTCAATCTTCCTTTAAAAGTATCATCGACTCAGGTTAAAGAAGATAAAAAAAAAAGTGAACCGCTGATTGATGGAAGTTTAGATAACGTAAATCTAACACCTGAGGAGCAAAAAGCGGAAGTAGCACTTCCAGACGAAAGTGGGGTTGTTGAGCTTTCAGATACCTTGACTAAAGATATTCCCACTATTGAACAAGGAAGTTCAGCCATTGAAGATATTGAAAGTGATCCAGATGGAAGTGAGAGCGAACAATCCACAAGTTTAATAAAGTTCTTGTTATTGGCATTCGGTGCGGGGCTTGCCTCCATATTTATGCCATGTATTTATCCTATCATGCCAATGACTGTGAGTTACTTCACAAAACAAAAAGATGGTAAGATAAAAGCCTTTTTCTATGGGATAAGTATAGTTGTAATATTTGCTCTGATGGGCTTGGTCACTATGGCTTTTGGTGCTCCTTTTCTTAATTTCTTAAGTACTCACTGGGCACCTAATACCATATTTTTTATCATTTTTATTCTCTTTGGTATTTCATTACTTGGTGCATTCGAAATCGTTTTACCACATGAGGCAGTAAATAAGATTGACTCTCTATCAGATAAAGGGGGCTATATAGGGATCTTTTTTATGGCACTTACACTGGTGGTCGTTTCATTCTCCTGTACGGTTCCTTTTGTAGGTTCGTTATTAATATTATCTGCAGGTGGTGAAGTATTGCGTCCGCTCTATGGTATGATCGCTTTTGGCCTTCCTTTTGCTGCTGTCTTTACTTTATTAGCAATGTTTCCTCAGTTTCTTAAGAACTTACCTAAGTCTGGAGGTTGGTTAAATGAACTTAAAGCTGTGTTTGGATTACTTGAATTTGGTCTTGCCCTTAAGTTTTTAAGTAATATTGATTTAGCATATCATTTCAATTTACTTCACCGTAATATCTTCTTAGTTGTTTGGATCGTTATTTCAGCGATCATTGTACTTTATATTTTGGGTTTCATGCGAACTTCAAAAGACACCAAAGTTGAGAAATATGGTTTTATTCGGATATTTTTTGCTGCTTTATTTGCGTTTTTTACGTTTTACATGATTCCAGGTGTCACAGGCAAGCCATTAAGTGCTTTAAGCGGAATATTACCTCCAATGCCTGTAGGGAATGTTGGAGATAATCTAATACTAGAACCTGGGATGAAGGCCCTTCCTCATAGATTGGCTGGTTTTGCAAGATATAAAGATGCATTGGCTTATGCCGAAAAGGTTGGGAAACCTGTTTTGATAGACTTTACTGGTCATGCATGTGCCAATTGCCGAAAAATGGAAGAAAACGTTTGGCCACAAGCAGGAGTAATTGAACAACTGAAAAATGACTTTGTAATCGCATCTCTCTATGTAGACGATAAAGAAGAACTTCCTCAAAGCGATCACTACGTCTCTGAGTATGATAATGAGCTTAAAACTTCGGTTGGTGAACAAAATATGGATTTGGAAATTACCAAGTTCAATAACAATGCTCAACCATATTATGCGATAGTTAATGCAAATGGTGATGTACTAAACGGACCATTAGGATATTCTACTACAGAAGAATTTGCAAACTTTTTGAAAGTAGGAACAGCTAAGTTTAAAAATCAATAA